Proteins encoded within one genomic window of Amycolatopsis nigrescens CSC17Ta-90:
- a CDS encoding PaaX family transcriptional regulator yields the protein MTDSHPDSAPAAARPQSLMLSFLGLYVLGRDTAVYSGSIIDVFDRVGVSEEAVRSTLTRMAKRGLLTRHRNGRRVYFGLTARATEVLYDGERRIHETGAVNRDWDGNWTLVSFSLPDTRRSDRHDLRSQLIWAGFGMLQNGLWIAPGIKDAASIVAELGLTDNVTVFTAQHAKPTESADLAGKAFDIDAIAARYRTFLARWDTRRPLPSAPDDLARQLLLHSDWLQLVRQDPHLPAEHLAADWPAIRAERVFHRLDGRYRTSTARIVAEVIDEIPAPG from the coding sequence GTGACCGACAGCCATCCCGACAGCGCACCGGCCGCCGCCCGGCCCCAGTCCCTGATGCTCAGCTTCCTGGGGCTGTACGTGCTCGGGCGGGACACGGCCGTCTACTCCGGCAGCATCATCGACGTCTTCGACCGAGTCGGCGTCTCCGAGGAAGCGGTCCGCTCGACCCTCACCCGGATGGCCAAACGGGGCCTGCTCACCCGGCACCGCAACGGCCGTCGTGTCTACTTCGGACTGACCGCGCGCGCCACCGAGGTGCTCTACGACGGCGAGCGGCGGATCCACGAAACCGGTGCGGTCAACCGGGACTGGGACGGCAACTGGACGCTGGTCAGCTTCTCCCTGCCCGACACCAGGCGAAGCGATCGGCACGACCTGCGCTCCCAACTGATCTGGGCGGGCTTCGGCATGCTGCAGAACGGGTTGTGGATCGCGCCGGGGATCAAGGACGCCGCCTCGATCGTGGCGGAGCTTGGGCTCACCGACAACGTCACCGTGTTCACCGCTCAGCACGCCAAGCCGACCGAATCCGCCGACCTGGCCGGCAAGGCGTTCGACATCGACGCCATCGCTGCGCGGTACCGGACCTTCCTGGCCAGGTGGGACACCCGCCGTCCGCTCCCGTCGGCCCCGGACGACCTGGCGCGGCAGCTGCTCCTGCACTCCGACTGGCTCCAGCTGGTGCGCCAGGACCCGCACCTGCCCGCCGAGCACCTGGCCGCCGACTGGCCGGCCATCAGGGCCGAGCGGGTCTTCCACCGCCTGGACGGGCGCTACCGCACCAGCACCGCCCGGATCGTGGCCGAGGTGATCGACGAGATCCCCGCACCCGGCTGA
- a CDS encoding PPOX class F420-dependent oxidoreductase: protein MTGQVDLAGDEYFALRTFRRDGSPVSAPIWLAPAEGRLYAYTPIRSWKVLRLRRDPRVEFAPSDFGGEPHGPWRTGRARVLPASELRVAKRAMTAKYRNKFRWFTIVTLLGRARKRGGRAVGLEITLDPAG, encoded by the coding sequence ATGACGGGACAGGTCGACCTCGCCGGGGACGAGTACTTCGCCCTGCGGACGTTCCGCCGGGACGGATCGCCGGTGTCGGCGCCGATCTGGCTGGCGCCCGCCGAAGGGCGCCTGTACGCGTACACACCGATCCGTTCCTGGAAGGTGCTGCGCCTCCGGCGGGACCCGAGGGTCGAGTTCGCACCTTCCGATTTCGGCGGCGAACCGCACGGCCCGTGGCGGACCGGGCGCGCACGGGTGCTTCCCGCGTCGGAGCTGCGCGTCGCCAAACGCGCGATGACCGCGAAGTACCGGAACAAGTTCCGCTGGTTCACCATCGTGACGCTGCTCGGCCGTGCACGGAAGCGCGGCGGACGCGCCGTCGGGCTCGAAATCACCCTCGACCCCGCGGGGTGA
- the ligD gene encoding DNA ligase D yields MANARDARSPVPEWVRPMLAKPDGGRLRSGPQWAYEPKLDGYRACMRIAPDGTTRLTSRNGIDFTGEFAQLADVLGGALDGTAAVLDGEIVVYNEAGQVDFGLLQERRGRYQKQRGSLRGDQPFDDVAVRFLAFDLLRLGDTRLLAEPYDERRRLLAELPMPDPYRVAVVPAYTFDQLAADRRTPQDLLDRVSAAGMEGLICKLRTSAYQSGERPETWLKHPLIRTQEVILCGWRPGQRSFAGTLGGLLLGAHDPGTGELVYLGDVGTGFSRRERADLQARLEPLERRTPPFATAPPREDVARAHWIEPVLVGEVVYRQFTRGAGRLRHTAWRGLRADREPAEVIAPEPSSPAVSDGPAVAAQPEPPEPAVAPGGRITVQAGKRRLTLSNLDKTLYPDGFTKGEVINYYSRVAPVLLPHLKGRPVTTIRYPDGVGAQQFFGKNVPRGAPDWLPTVVLPSSGSRGEAETVRYPLFEELPALVWAANLAALELHVPQWTVGPGPARRAPDRLVFDLDPGEGATIVECAMVAERLQEILVGDGLTPVAKTSGAKGMQVYAGVRTRQPERPSGYAKAVAEQLARETPDLVVAKMTKTLRTRRVFIDWSQNNPAKTTVAPYSLRGRDQPTVSTPVTWDEVRSCRRASQLVFTADDVLDRVDQLGDLFAVLAETRVALPAR; encoded by the coding sequence ATGGCCAACGCCCGCGATGCCAGGTCCCCGGTGCCCGAGTGGGTCAGGCCGATGCTGGCCAAGCCGGATGGCGGCAGGCTGCGCAGCGGGCCGCAGTGGGCCTACGAGCCCAAGCTGGACGGCTACCGGGCCTGCATGCGGATCGCCCCGGACGGCACTACCAGGCTGACCAGCCGCAACGGGATCGACTTCACGGGCGAATTCGCCCAGCTCGCCGACGTGCTCGGCGGCGCGCTCGACGGCACAGCGGCCGTGCTCGACGGCGAGATCGTCGTCTACAACGAAGCGGGCCAGGTCGACTTCGGGCTGTTGCAGGAACGGCGCGGCCGCTACCAGAAACAACGCGGTTCGCTGCGCGGCGACCAGCCGTTCGACGACGTCGCGGTCCGGTTCCTGGCCTTCGACCTGCTGCGCCTCGGCGACACCCGGCTGCTCGCCGAGCCCTACGACGAGCGGCGCCGGCTGCTCGCCGAGCTGCCGATGCCGGATCCGTACCGGGTCGCGGTGGTTCCGGCCTACACCTTCGATCAGCTCGCCGCCGACCGGCGCACCCCGCAGGACCTGCTCGACCGGGTCTCCGCCGCCGGTATGGAGGGCCTGATCTGCAAGCTCAGGACCTCGGCGTACCAGTCCGGCGAACGCCCGGAGACCTGGCTGAAGCACCCGCTGATCCGGACCCAGGAGGTGATCCTGTGCGGCTGGCGACCGGGGCAGCGCAGCTTCGCCGGCACCCTCGGCGGGCTGCTGCTCGGCGCGCACGACCCCGGCACCGGGGAGCTGGTTTACCTCGGTGATGTCGGCACCGGTTTCAGCCGGCGCGAGCGCGCGGACCTGCAAGCCCGCCTGGAGCCGCTGGAACGCCGGACCCCGCCGTTCGCCACCGCGCCACCGCGCGAGGACGTCGCCCGCGCGCACTGGATCGAGCCGGTGCTGGTGGGGGAGGTGGTGTACCGGCAGTTCACCCGCGGTGCCGGGCGGCTGCGGCACACCGCGTGGCGGGGCCTGCGCGCCGACCGCGAACCCGCCGAGGTGATCGCGCCGGAGCCTTCGTCGCCCGCGGTGTCGGACGGCCCGGCGGTGGCAGCGCAGCCCGAACCACCCGAGCCCGCCGTGGCGCCGGGCGGGCGAATCACCGTGCAGGCCGGGAAACGACGGCTGACGTTGTCCAATTTGGACAAGACCTTGTATCCGGACGGGTTCACCAAGGGCGAGGTGATCAACTACTACAGCCGCGTCGCGCCCGTCCTGCTCCCGCATCTCAAGGGCAGGCCGGTCACCACCATCAGGTACCCCGACGGCGTCGGGGCCCAGCAGTTCTTCGGGAAGAACGTCCCCAGGGGCGCACCGGACTGGCTGCCGACCGTGGTGCTGCCCAGCAGCGGTTCCCGCGGTGAGGCCGAAACGGTCCGGTACCCGCTGTTCGAAGAGCTGCCCGCGCTGGTGTGGGCGGCGAACCTGGCCGCGCTCGAACTGCACGTACCACAGTGGACGGTCGGGCCGGGACCGGCGCGGCGCGCGCCCGACCGGCTGGTGTTCGACCTCGACCCCGGCGAGGGTGCCACCATCGTCGAGTGCGCCATGGTCGCCGAGCGGCTTCAGGAGATCCTTGTCGGCGACGGGCTCACCCCGGTGGCGAAAACCAGTGGTGCCAAGGGAATGCAGGTCTACGCCGGGGTGCGGACCCGGCAGCCCGAGCGCCCTTCCGGCTATGCGAAGGCCGTCGCCGAGCAGCTGGCCCGCGAAACCCCGGACCTGGTGGTGGCCAAGATGACGAAGACGCTCAGGACCCGCCGGGTGTTCATCGACTGGAGCCAGAACAACCCCGCCAAGACCACGGTCGCGCCGTACTCCCTGCGCGGCCGTGATCAGCCGACCGTGTCCACCCCGGTCACCTGGGACGAGGTCCGATCCTGCCGGCGCGCGTCCCAACTGGTGTTCACCGCCGACGACGTTCTCGACCGCGTTGACCAGCTCGGTGACTTGTTCGCGGTACTTGCCGAAACCCGCGTCGCACTGCCCGCTCGATAG
- a CDS encoding VOC family protein, giving the protein MSDFYHLCFVVQDIERATSDLTRTLGVTWSPVRDGQLGDWDYRIVFSAQGPPFFEVIQGPPGSPWDATAGSRFDHIGYWSEDVDADKHLLAERGAPVEFDSCPYGRSFTYHRMDSLGIRVELVDASAQPGFLETWSPTGAPMPSLALGP; this is encoded by the coding sequence ATGAGCGACTTCTACCACCTGTGCTTCGTTGTGCAGGACATCGAACGCGCCACCAGCGACCTCACCCGCACGTTGGGCGTGACCTGGAGCCCGGTACGCGACGGGCAGCTCGGCGACTGGGACTACCGGATCGTCTTCTCCGCTCAGGGTCCGCCGTTCTTCGAGGTCATCCAGGGCCCACCGGGCAGCCCGTGGGATGCGACGGCGGGTTCTCGGTTCGACCACATCGGATACTGGTCCGAGGACGTCGATGCGGACAAGCACCTGCTGGCCGAACGCGGCGCACCGGTCGAGTTCGACTCCTGCCCCTACGGACGGTCCTTCACCTACCACCGGATGGACAGCCTCGGCATCCGTGTCGAACTGGTCGACGCCTCGGCGCAACCCGGGTTTCTCGAAACGTGGAGCCCCACCGGAGCGCCCATGCCGTCACTGGCCCTGGGCCCGTGA
- a CDS encoding alpha/beta fold hydrolase → MTIDLGRVRAGTEPAGDLTIGFRETGTPSGTPVVLLHGLGSKAATWDLFAAELAEDSGWAIALDARGHGASSWPGEYSLDLMVGDLLAFLDRRGFDRVDLVGHSMGGGVAQLFAGSHPRRVRRLVIEEAAPPARTPPAEPASEPPAEAPGPVDFDWRLVRPVYRGLRTPDPDWWALLASIAAPTLLVAGGPASHLSRERIQETAAAIPDARMVEIEVGHHVHREAPAAFAEAVLDFLR, encoded by the coding sequence ATGACCATCGACCTCGGACGAGTCCGCGCCGGCACGGAGCCGGCCGGCGACCTGACCATCGGCTTCCGCGAGACCGGCACCCCGTCCGGGACGCCGGTAGTGCTGCTGCACGGCCTCGGCAGCAAGGCGGCCACCTGGGACCTTTTCGCGGCCGAACTGGCGGAGGACAGCGGGTGGGCGATCGCGCTCGACGCACGCGGGCACGGCGCCAGCTCGTGGCCGGGGGAGTACTCGCTCGACCTGATGGTCGGTGACCTGCTGGCCTTCCTCGACCGCCGCGGATTCGACCGGGTGGACCTGGTCGGGCACTCGATGGGCGGCGGTGTCGCGCAACTTTTCGCCGGCAGCCATCCCCGGCGGGTGCGGCGGCTGGTCATCGAGGAGGCGGCGCCGCCCGCGCGCACGCCACCGGCCGAGCCCGCTTCGGAGCCGCCCGCCGAAGCACCGGGGCCGGTCGACTTCGACTGGCGGCTGGTCCGCCCGGTCTACCGCGGGCTCCGCACCCCCGACCCGGACTGGTGGGCCCTGCTGGCCTCGATCGCCGCGCCCACCCTGCTGGTCGCCGGCGGGCCGGCCAGTCACCTTTCCCGGGAACGGATCCAGGAGACGGCGGCCGCGATCCCGGACGCGCGGATGGTCGAGATCGAGGTCGGTCATCACGTGCACCGCGAAGCCCCCGCCGCGTTCGCCGAGGCCGTGCTGGACTTCCTGCGCTGA
- a CDS encoding YciI family protein — translation MKYMLLINAGAIDEQGGAAECTVEDWMRYDKEVTDAGIMVSSESLADLVTATTVRVGEDGERTVTDGPFAETREVLGGFYVIDVPDLDVALDWAARCPGARGSGSIVVRPIADFDG, via the coding sequence ATGAAGTACATGCTGCTGATCAACGCCGGTGCGATCGACGAGCAGGGAGGGGCCGCCGAGTGCACGGTCGAGGACTGGATGCGCTACGACAAGGAGGTGACCGACGCCGGGATCATGGTGTCCTCGGAGTCGCTGGCGGACCTGGTCACCGCCACCACGGTGCGGGTCGGTGAGGACGGCGAGCGGACCGTGACGGACGGGCCGTTCGCCGAGACCCGCGAAGTGCTCGGCGGCTTCTACGTGATCGACGTGCCGGACCTGGACGTCGCGCTCGACTGGGCCGCCCGCTGCCCCGGCGCCCGTGGCAGCGGGTCGATCGTGGTGCGGCCGATCGCCGACTTCGACGGCTGA
- a CDS encoding RNA polymerase sigma factor, with protein sequence MDEQGAGSSVEAVFREERGRLLAALVRRFGDLDLAEDVASEAIEAALATWPVEGVPPKPGAWLMTTARRKAVDRLRRDKTYAARLAVLQVEADRADPPPPADADGDLPDDRLQLFFTCAHPALPTEDHAALTLRCLAGLTTPEVARAFLVPPATMAKRIVRAKKKIREARIPFRVPGADELPQRLPGVLQVVYSIFTEGYSASSGPRLQRLDLAEEAIRLARILHRLLPAEREVAGLLGLMLLVHARRDARTRPDGELVLLDDQDRGRWDRAMIEEGSRLVEVALTGGPPGRYGVQAAIAALHDEAADVTSTDWPQIVALYDVLHQLMPSPVVALNRAAAVAMRDGPEAGLALLDELAGEPRLRGYHPYPAARADLLHRLGRRTEAAAAYREALELAGTEPDRVHLRRRLDAALSTEQGD encoded by the coding sequence ATGGACGAGCAGGGCGCCGGGTCGTCCGTGGAAGCGGTGTTCCGCGAGGAACGGGGCCGGTTGCTGGCCGCACTCGTGCGCCGCTTCGGCGATCTCGACCTGGCCGAGGACGTCGCCTCCGAGGCGATCGAGGCGGCGCTGGCGACCTGGCCGGTCGAGGGCGTGCCGCCGAAGCCGGGGGCGTGGCTGATGACGACGGCGCGACGCAAGGCCGTCGACCGGCTGCGGCGGGACAAGACCTACGCGGCCAGGCTGGCCGTCCTGCAGGTGGAGGCGGACCGGGCCGATCCGCCGCCGCCCGCGGACGCGGACGGCGACCTGCCCGACGATCGCCTGCAGCTGTTCTTCACCTGCGCCCACCCCGCCCTGCCTACCGAGGATCACGCGGCACTGACCCTGCGCTGCCTTGCCGGGCTGACCACCCCAGAGGTCGCCCGTGCCTTCCTGGTGCCGCCCGCGACGATGGCGAAGCGGATCGTGCGGGCGAAGAAGAAGATCCGCGAAGCCAGGATCCCGTTCCGGGTGCCCGGCGCGGACGAGTTGCCGCAGCGGCTACCGGGGGTGCTCCAGGTCGTCTACTCGATCTTCACCGAGGGCTACTCGGCCAGCTCGGGCCCGCGGCTGCAACGGCTCGACCTGGCCGAGGAGGCCATCCGGCTGGCCAGGATCCTGCACCGGCTGCTGCCGGCCGAACGGGAGGTCGCCGGGCTGCTCGGGCTGATGCTGCTGGTCCACGCGCGACGCGACGCCCGCACCCGCCCTGACGGCGAGCTGGTGCTGCTCGACGACCAGGACCGCGGCCGCTGGGACCGCGCGATGATCGAAGAGGGCAGCCGGCTGGTGGAGGTCGCGCTGACCGGCGGCCCACCCGGCCGGTACGGCGTGCAGGCCGCGATCGCCGCCCTGCACGACGAAGCCGCCGACGTGACGAGCACCGACTGGCCGCAGATCGTGGCGCTCTACGACGTGCTGCACCAGCTCATGCCGTCCCCGGTCGTCGCGCTGAACCGGGCCGCGGCGGTGGCGATGCGCGACGGCCCGGAAGCGGGCCTCGCGCTGCTCGACGAACTGGCAGGCGAACCGCGGCTGCGCGGGTACCACCCGTACCCGGCCGCCAGGGCGGACCTGCTGCACCGGCTCGGCCGGCGTACCGAGGCCGCGGCGGCCTACCGCGAGGCGCTCGAACTGGCCGGCACCGAACCCGACCGCGTCCACCTGCGCCGCAGGCTCGACGCGGCACTTTCCACCGAGCAAGGAGACTGA
- a CDS encoding maleylpyruvate isomerase family mycothiol-dependent enzyme, producing the protein MDRDEILSWVKAERLGLADLLDELEDHEWATASLCPKWTMHDLAAHLTLSTRTTIGVVLKGAIKARGNWDRMEADLALERAASFTPAELIAQLRETAGSPRRAPLAAPLDPLVDALAHGQDIARPLGRTREMPVERVIAALDHVLASPFYGARKRLRDTKLVATDVTWSAGKGQHEIRGPVGELFLLATGRPTALPSLSGPGVTHVTTAL; encoded by the coding sequence ATGGACCGCGACGAGATCCTTTCCTGGGTGAAGGCCGAAAGACTCGGCCTGGCCGACCTCCTCGACGAACTCGAAGACCACGAGTGGGCAACGGCCTCCCTCTGTCCCAAGTGGACGATGCACGACCTTGCCGCGCACCTGACCCTGTCCACCCGCACCACCATCGGGGTCGTGCTCAAGGGCGCGATCAAGGCACGCGGCAACTGGGACCGGATGGAAGCCGACCTGGCGCTGGAGCGGGCGGCGAGCTTCACTCCCGCCGAGCTCATCGCGCAACTCCGCGAGACGGCGGGCTCGCCACGTCGCGCACCGCTGGCCGCCCCGCTGGACCCGCTCGTAGACGCGCTGGCGCACGGGCAGGACATCGCGCGGCCGCTGGGGCGAACCCGGGAAATGCCGGTGGAGCGAGTGATCGCGGCACTCGACCACGTACTGGCCAGCCCGTTCTACGGCGCCCGCAAGCGCTTGCGCGACACCAAGCTGGTCGCCACCGACGTGACCTGGTCGGCGGGAAAGGGCCAGCACGAAATCCGGGGCCCGGTCGGCGAACTGTTCCTGCTGGCGACCGGCCGCCCCACCGCCCTCCCCTCCCTGTCCGGCCCCGGCGTCACCCACGTCACCACCGCCCTCTGA
- a CDS encoding erythromycin esterase family protein, whose product MSTRHGAADWFRAHTHTLSTLDADAPLDELEPVRELVGDARVVAIGEGAHFVAEFGHARQRLIRFLAERCGFSVLAFEFGFAEGHPLDRWLRGYGAEGALAGMTGTTSSGLNGEMARWLRRHNTNSAAPLRFAGLDIPDAGGTLRPALEPVARYLSEVDPEAVPAVEEALAIGDRIAGRSMAVAAPRWARLARGEQTALTAVLSRLSLRFRAMAPHYVERSDQERYDLAKHHLEAAVHTDYMFATLHEVFAGGGLPGDASVRDRFMADSMRWHLRRGDPDARVVLVAHNSHIQKTPVSFDGQLAALPLGFYLSRHFGHDYRAIALTHTAGTVPEMYPDESKELGFEVTDTPLGPPTKGSVEEALIEAGFGPRLTYTDLRPLRTGQEDVLLDRIRMQSTELQTPVPEAFDGVLSVPTTTTEVTPALG is encoded by the coding sequence TTGAGCACCCGGCATGGTGCGGCGGACTGGTTCCGCGCACACACCCACACTTTGTCCACATTGGACGCCGACGCGCCGCTCGACGAGCTGGAGCCGGTCCGCGAGCTGGTCGGCGACGCCCGCGTCGTGGCGATCGGTGAAGGCGCTCATTTCGTCGCCGAGTTCGGCCATGCACGGCAACGCCTGATCCGGTTCCTCGCCGAGCGGTGCGGGTTCAGCGTGCTCGCCTTCGAGTTCGGTTTCGCCGAGGGCCATCCGCTCGACCGCTGGCTTCGCGGCTACGGTGCGGAAGGGGCGCTGGCCGGCATGACCGGCACCACCAGCTCCGGCCTCAACGGCGAAATGGCCCGCTGGCTGCGCCGGCACAACACCAACAGTGCCGCCCCGTTGCGGTTCGCCGGGCTCGACATTCCCGACGCCGGCGGCACGCTGCGGCCGGCGCTCGAGCCGGTGGCCCGGTATCTGAGCGAGGTGGACCCCGAGGCCGTGCCCGCGGTGGAGGAAGCGCTGGCCATCGGTGACCGCATCGCCGGACGGTCGATGGCCGTGGCCGCGCCGCGGTGGGCACGACTGGCGCGCGGCGAGCAGACCGCGCTGACGGCCGTGTTGTCGCGGCTGTCGCTCCGATTCCGGGCGATGGCACCGCATTACGTCGAGCGCAGCGACCAGGAGCGGTACGACCTGGCGAAGCACCATCTTGAGGCCGCGGTGCACACCGACTACATGTTCGCCACCCTGCACGAGGTGTTCGCCGGTGGGGGACTGCCCGGTGACGCGTCGGTCCGCGACCGGTTCATGGCCGACTCGATGCGCTGGCACCTGCGGCGCGGCGACCCGGACGCGCGGGTCGTCCTGGTCGCCCACAACAGCCACATCCAGAAGACGCCGGTCTCCTTCGACGGGCAGCTCGCCGCGCTGCCGCTGGGTTTCTACCTCAGCCGCCATTTCGGCCATGACTACCGGGCCATCGCACTGACGCACACCGCTGGGACCGTTCCGGAGATGTATCCCGACGAGAGCAAGGAACTCGGCTTCGAGGTCACCGACACCCCGCTCGGCCCACCGACGAAGGGCAGCGTCGAAGAAGCTCTGATCGAAGCGGGTTTCGGCCCCAGGTTGACCTATACCGACCTGCGGCCGCTGCGAACCGGGCAGGAGGACGTGCTGCTCGATCGCATCAGAATGCAGAGCACCGAGCTGCAAACCCCGGTACCCGAGGCCTTCGACGGGGTCCTGTCCGTCCCCACCACGACCACCGAAGTCACCCCCGCCCTCGGCTGA
- a CDS encoding response regulator has protein sequence MSPIRLLIADDHPVVRDGLSSMFARDPEFEVLGEAADGAEAVRLAKAARPDVILMDLRMPGMDGVTAIAELAKRGVAARVLVLTTYDTDSHVLPAIEAGATGYLLKDAPRDELLRAVRAAANGEAVLSPSVAATLMNRVRAPGAGPLSRRELEVLELVAAGNTNREAAAGLFITEATVKTHLLNIYGKLGVGDRAAAVAEAFNRGLLTPGAPERP, from the coding sequence GTGAGCCCGATCAGGCTGCTGATCGCCGACGATCACCCCGTGGTCCGGGACGGCCTCAGCAGCATGTTCGCGCGCGATCCGGAGTTCGAGGTGCTCGGTGAGGCGGCCGACGGCGCCGAGGCCGTCCGGCTCGCCAAGGCTGCCCGGCCGGACGTGATCCTGATGGACCTGCGGATGCCCGGAATGGACGGGGTGACCGCGATCGCCGAGCTGGCGAAGCGGGGCGTCGCCGCGCGCGTGCTGGTGCTGACCACCTACGACACCGACAGCCACGTGCTGCCCGCGATCGAGGCGGGCGCCACCGGCTACCTGCTCAAGGACGCTCCCCGCGACGAGCTCCTGCGGGCGGTCCGGGCCGCGGCCAACGGCGAGGCGGTGCTTTCGCCCTCGGTGGCGGCCACCCTGATGAACCGGGTCCGGGCACCCGGCGCCGGGCCGCTCAGCCGCCGGGAGCTGGAGGTCCTCGAACTGGTGGCGGCCGGGAACACCAACCGGGAGGCCGCGGCCGGGCTGTTCATCACCGAGGCCACGGTCAAGACCCACCTGCTGAACATCTACGGCAAGCTCGGCGTCGGCGACCGCGCCGCGGCAGTCGCCGAAGCGTTCAACCGGGGGCTGCTCACCCCTGGCGCACCGGAACGGCCGTAG
- a CDS encoding sensor histidine kinase, with product MSAPLPRPRQRQWSPVITVGPYLLLAVLVVVTVLVRRPVDRAVLADLALCALIAACMLWFFTLHPSWWDRPRVMAVFIAVLIVSTLLLVLRNPWFGCFAPALYVYVFRLLPWPWQLAGVAGTAVVAGTAQAYPVDKSTLVGLLGYFAVLAVNVLPMGGFAWFAWRADLRDAQREQALRELSEANRRLEATLAENAGLHEQLLTQAREAGVHDERQRMAREIHDTLAQGLTGIITQLQAAVHLHGDPAGWQRHLDAATGLARESLSEARRSVHALRPEPLRKARLGEALAGVAGRWSALHGVAVQVTTTGSAWPIRPETEFALLRTAQEALANVAKHARATRVGVTLSYMEHEVALDVRDDGTGFDPVRLAGSADGGGFGLVAMRQRIESLSGTLQIESEPGFGTGISACVPAEAGA from the coding sequence ATGAGTGCTCCGCTACCGCGTCCACGGCAGCGGCAGTGGTCTCCGGTGATCACGGTCGGGCCCTACCTGCTGCTGGCGGTACTGGTCGTGGTCACGGTGCTGGTGCGGCGCCCGGTGGACCGTGCGGTGCTCGCCGACCTTGCCCTGTGCGCGCTGATCGCGGCTTGCATGCTCTGGTTTTTCACCCTGCATCCCTCCTGGTGGGACCGGCCGCGGGTGATGGCGGTGTTCATCGCCGTGCTGATCGTGAGCACGCTGCTCCTGGTGCTCAGGAATCCCTGGTTCGGCTGCTTCGCGCCCGCTCTGTACGTCTACGTGTTCAGGCTGCTGCCATGGCCGTGGCAGCTGGCCGGCGTCGCCGGGACGGCGGTCGTGGCGGGTACCGCGCAGGCATACCCGGTGGACAAGAGCACACTCGTCGGCCTGCTGGGCTACTTCGCGGTGCTGGCCGTGAACGTGCTCCCGATGGGCGGGTTCGCCTGGTTCGCCTGGCGTGCCGACCTGCGGGACGCGCAGCGCGAGCAGGCACTCCGCGAGCTGAGCGAGGCGAACCGCAGGCTCGAGGCGACGCTCGCGGAGAACGCGGGCCTGCACGAGCAGTTGCTGACGCAGGCGAGGGAGGCCGGGGTGCACGACGAACGGCAGCGGATGGCCAGGGAAATCCACGACACGCTGGCACAGGGGCTGACCGGGATCATCACGCAGCTGCAGGCCGCCGTGCACCTCCACGGCGACCCGGCTGGATGGCAACGGCATCTCGACGCCGCGACCGGACTGGCCAGGGAGAGCCTGTCCGAGGCGCGGCGTTCGGTGCACGCGCTGCGTCCGGAGCCGCTGCGGAAGGCAAGGCTGGGGGAGGCGCTGGCCGGGGTGGCCGGGCGCTGGTCGGCACTGCACGGGGTCGCGGTCCAGGTCACCACGACCGGTTCGGCCTGGCCGATCCGGCCGGAGACCGAGTTCGCGCTGCTGCGAACCGCGCAGGAGGCGCTGGCCAACGTGGCCAAGCACGCGCGGGCCACCAGGGTCGGGGTGACACTGTCCTACATGGAGCATGAGGTCGCTTTGGACGTGCGCGACGACGGGACCGGCTTCGACCCGGTTCGGCTCGCCGGATCCGCGGACGGCGGCGGGTTCGGCCTGGTCGCGATGCGGCAGCGGATCGAGAGCCTGTCGGGGACGTTGCAGATCGAATCGGAACCCGGCTTCGGCACCGGGATCTCGGCCTGTGTCCCGGCGGAGGCGGGCGCGTGA
- a CDS encoding TetR/AcrR family transcriptional regulator encodes MTTTRPGGRSARVRDAVHQAVVELLVAGEFEAAIPKIAERAGVNPTSIYRRWGTRENLLLDAAVTRLQATSPIPDTGSLRGDLLAWAGRVERAMADPGGQVVLRALIAAMATRTSGERQGERLLARGADLQEMLDAAAARGEPVPSVDEVLDYVLAPLYLRVLLGIPVEPETTAVLVGRLLGHRAP; translated from the coding sequence ATGACGACGACCAGACCCGGCGGCCGCAGTGCCCGCGTCCGCGACGCCGTGCATCAGGCCGTGGTCGAACTGCTCGTCGCCGGGGAGTTCGAGGCCGCGATCCCGAAGATCGCCGAACGCGCCGGGGTGAACCCCACCAGCATCTACCGCCGCTGGGGCACCCGGGAGAACCTCCTGCTGGACGCGGCCGTGACCCGCCTGCAGGCGACGTCGCCGATCCCGGACACCGGCTCCCTGCGCGGCGATCTGCTCGCCTGGGCCGGGCGTGTCGAGCGCGCGATGGCCGACCCCGGCGGCCAGGTGGTGCTGCGCGCGCTGATCGCGGCCATGGCGACCAGGACGTCCGGCGAGCGGCAGGGCGAGCGGCTCTTGGCCCGCGGCGCGGACCTGCAGGAGATGCTGGACGCGGCCGCCGCCCGCGGCGAACCCGTGCCGTCCGTCGACGAGGTGCTGGACTACGTGCTGGCGCCGCTCTACCTGCGGGTCCTGCTCGGCATCCCGGTCGAACCGGAAACCACCGCGGTGCTGGTCGGCCGCCTGCTCGGGCACCGGGCACCGTGA